A section of the Leptospira kobayashii genome encodes:
- a CDS encoding YopX family protein — translation MAYDIKFRVWDKQSKEFSSKGYAITLEGKLLRFGQPVQNEENFILHAFTGLKDKYDKELYEEDIIEHTIAKGGNLTQEIGVIRYNNNHAAFYLDDTLPLLQLFSIRKIGNPYENPILFDLYNKK, via the coding sequence ATGGCTTACGACATCAAATTCAGAGTCTGGGACAAACAGTCCAAAGAATTTTCCTCAAAAGGTTATGCAATCACTTTGGAAGGTAAATTACTCCGGTTTGGCCAACCTGTGCAAAACGAGGAAAACTTCATTTTGCATGCGTTTACAGGGCTTAAGGACAAATACGACAAGGAATTGTATGAAGAAGACATCATTGAACATACGATCGCCAAAGGCGGAAATCTAACTCAGGAAATCGGAGTGATTCGTTATAACAATAATCATGCGGCATTCTATTTGGATGATACTTTGCCTCTGCTTCAGTTGTTTTCCATCCGCAAAATCGGAAATCCTTACGAAAACCCGATTTTGTTCGATCTTTATAATAAAAAATAA
- a CDS encoding tetratricopeptide repeat protein, giving the protein MKWFLFPHYRNIFLFLILGVFTLPLTALSLEEIWVSVKEAKEYYSLSDKSPKRFELSLGDDRPQYLTKEVTNHEIFSFCQRFLEKYHGNFAVPKLRSDIRYSLNDAYGDITLQILSGKNIFSCFSKLAEDQPYIRIDFQIDKKNLKPFRWDYFDKTGNLFFSEEDESRNGKKDSFTRFESKACPKEITKDRNGIGGIDEWWHYDKCYLSKIEYDENENGYKERTCHFDFGKPKYCEGIGEKEESDAKLALQSGNLDLASALYKRALEELKKEFAKPSSRSCSLLKDIASIDYQRKDYSSFAHSLDEFLNISICETSSLEILVYKGYYQLYISANYKEAKKTYKEAAKIYFREKGEENPELVLNLAYSQFQDKDPLSCLTSLERLGEKRLPDSARFYFYYYRASCNLSAGKDGLAISDLRKSREIGTEKEYYAVILFKLALSHYRLQKKSEGKVFLEQCFSFDPEMIPLAEKESAFSEYFLSPEGQKIKIKYYLNREQK; this is encoded by the coding sequence TTGAAATGGTTTCTATTTCCCCATTATAGAAACATATTTCTGTTTCTCATACTTGGAGTTTTTACCCTTCCCTTAACCGCACTTTCCCTGGAAGAAATCTGGGTCTCCGTAAAAGAAGCAAAAGAATATTATTCTCTCAGTGACAAATCTCCGAAACGTTTCGAATTGAGTTTGGGAGATGACCGTCCTCAGTATCTGACCAAAGAAGTAACCAACCATGAAATTTTCAGCTTCTGCCAAAGGTTTTTGGAAAAATACCACGGAAATTTTGCAGTTCCGAAATTAAGATCCGACATACGTTACTCTCTGAACGATGCTTACGGAGATATCACATTACAAATATTATCCGGCAAAAACATATTTTCCTGTTTTTCCAAACTTGCGGAAGACCAGCCTTATATTCGAATTGATTTCCAGATTGATAAAAAAAACCTAAAGCCGTTTCGATGGGATTACTTCGACAAAACGGGAAATCTTTTTTTTTCCGAAGAAGACGAATCCAGAAACGGAAAAAAAGACAGTTTCACCCGTTTCGAATCCAAAGCTTGTCCCAAAGAAATTACAAAGGATCGAAATGGAATCGGTGGGATCGATGAATGGTGGCATTATGACAAATGTTATTTAAGTAAAATCGAATATGATGAAAATGAAAACGGATACAAGGAAAGAACATGCCATTTTGATTTCGGAAAACCGAAATATTGCGAAGGCATAGGAGAAAAGGAAGAGTCCGATGCTAAACTTGCCTTACAATCCGGAAATCTTGACTTGGCATCCGCACTTTACAAAAGGGCTTTGGAAGAATTGAAAAAAGAATTTGCAAAACCTTCTTCAAGATCCTGCTCACTTCTCAAAGATATCGCCTCAATCGATTACCAACGAAAAGATTATTCCTCCTTTGCACATTCCCTCGATGAATTTTTAAATATCTCCATTTGCGAAACATCTTCGCTGGAAATTTTAGTCTACAAAGGATATTACCAACTCTATATTTCCGCAAACTATAAAGAGGCGAAAAAAACATATAAAGAAGCCGCAAAAATCTACTTCCGGGAAAAAGGAGAAGAAAATCCGGAATTGGTTTTGAACCTGGCCTATTCCCAATTTCAAGACAAGGATCCTCTTTCCTGTTTGACCAGCTTAGAAAGATTAGGCGAGAAAAGGTTACCGGACAGTGCGCGGTTTTATTTTTATTATTACCGTGCATCTTGCAATCTTTCCGCCGGCAAAGACGGTTTAGCCATTTCCGATCTGAGAAAGTCGAGAGAGATAGGAACGGAAAAAGAATATTATGCAGTCATACTTTTCAAACTGGCACTTAGTCATTACCGGTTGCAAAAGAAATCGGAAGGAAAAGTATTTTTGGAACAATGTTTCTCCTTCGATCCAGAAATGATCCCCCTGGCGGAAAAAGAATCCGCATTCTCGGAATACTTTCTGAGTCCCGAAGGACAGAAGATAAAAATAAAATATTACTTGAATAGAGAACAGAAATGA
- a CDS encoding alpha/beta fold hydrolase, whose translation MKKSNISEFDMVVNGVTLRFRKYEGKKKSDPIVLIHGLSGNLQFMNRLADVLQVLDCDIYSYDLRGRGRSDKPRGIYDAEVHAKDLLAAIDLLGLGRIRIVAHSLGAWVSLAFAKLAGERLSKLILLDGAGIQPVSRKLRNLNMVRLSLSRMGRFFTSKEEYFKEIADSPFLTSWNKKIEQMFDYELSGRFRDGVGGLECNIPLYVMEAELNSLGGSLTNKGLLLGLFLHPIDFFLKMKKNNHLPYASVSAPTLVVRAMRANLKYGDEMLPDPSYSRILKEIPNARGLTLHEYNHYQFIIEDCPVLDREMVSFLEDSY comes from the coding sequence ATGAAAAAAAGTAATATTTCAGAATTTGATATGGTAGTAAACGGGGTTACTCTTCGTTTTCGAAAATACGAAGGCAAAAAAAAATCAGATCCTATTGTGCTCATTCACGGCTTATCCGGAAATCTCCAATTTATGAACCGGCTGGCTGACGTATTACAAGTGCTAGATTGTGATATCTACAGTTACGATCTGAGGGGCAGGGGAAGAAGTGACAAACCCCGAGGCATATATGATGCGGAAGTACATGCGAAAGATTTACTTGCAGCAATCGATTTATTAGGCCTCGGTCGGATTCGAATCGTTGCCCATTCCTTAGGAGCCTGGGTATCTCTTGCCTTTGCAAAGTTGGCAGGGGAAAGACTTTCGAAATTAATTCTCCTGGATGGAGCGGGCATCCAACCTGTTTCTCGAAAATTAAGAAACTTGAATATGGTTCGACTTTCTCTCAGTCGGATGGGACGTTTTTTCACTTCCAAGGAAGAATACTTCAAAGAGATCGCGGATTCACCGTTTTTGACTTCCTGGAATAAGAAAATAGAACAGATGTTTGATTATGAACTTTCAGGAAGATTCCGGGACGGGGTAGGCGGCTTGGAGTGCAATATTCCCCTTTATGTGATGGAAGCGGAACTCAACTCCTTGGGGGGAAGTCTTACGAACAAGGGTTTACTTTTGGGCTTATTTCTACATCCCATCGATTTTTTCTTAAAAATGAAAAAGAACAATCATCTTCCCTATGCTTCCGTTTCAGCACCTACATTGGTTGTAAGGGCTATGCGGGCCAATCTGAAATACGGAGACGAGATGTTGCCCGATCCGTCGTATTCCAGAATTTTGAAAGAAATACCGAATGCGCGCGGATTGACTTTGCATGAATACAATCACTATCAGTTCATCATCGAGGATTGTCCCGTTTTGGATCGGGAGATGGTTTCCTTTTTGGAAGATTCCTATTAA
- a CDS encoding ParA family protein codes for MVNQDFHLDSVGMKVVTVSNIKGGSAKSTTAIHLSESLSRRGKTLVIDMDMQADLTDFFLPNLSPDSIEDKNIMTLLLGKSSVSEVIIPGKGIDIIPSTLTLSKLVRIASDSFFLSQQLKKALESVKSKYEYVVIDTPGSAKYELTSALYVAQLVLIPVTPSKWAIRAVNLLLDEIAQTESLFSAKKKSAFLPCLFGASKKHRDILERLKTIEEIPTLNEIPKSESIKTKTEKNEFLKKGSNPWHAFDILADEVIKLIDPESIFPFSG; via the coding sequence TTGGTAAATCAGGACTTCCATTTAGATTCGGTAGGTATGAAGGTGGTAACGGTTTCCAATATAAAGGGAGGAAGTGCAAAATCTACAACTGCGATCCATTTGAGCGAATCACTTTCCCGTAGGGGAAAGACCTTAGTGATCGATATGGATATGCAAGCCGATCTGACGGACTTCTTTCTACCGAACCTTTCCCCCGATTCCATCGAAGATAAAAACATAATGACTCTTTTGCTTGGAAAATCTTCCGTTTCGGAAGTCATTATTCCCGGCAAAGGGATCGATATCATTCCTTCCACATTGACACTGTCCAAGTTGGTAAGAATCGCTTCCGATTCTTTTTTTCTATCCCAACAACTGAAGAAGGCTTTGGAATCCGTAAAATCAAAATACGAATATGTTGTGATCGATACACCGGGTTCTGCAAAATACGAACTCACAAGCGCACTCTATGTCGCACAGTTGGTTTTGATTCCGGTTACACCCAGCAAATGGGCGATCCGAGCCGTCAATCTATTGTTAGATGAAATTGCTCAAACGGAGTCTTTATTCAGCGCCAAAAAAAAATCGGCATTCCTTCCTTGTCTTTTCGGGGCATCCAAAAAACACAGAGATATTTTGGAAAGACTGAAAACCATAGAGGAAATTCCCACTCTCAACGAAATTCCCAAATCAGAGTCCATCAAAACCAAAACGGAAAAAAACGAATTTTTAAAGAAAGGTTCCAATCCCTGGCATGCGTTTGATATTTTGGCGGACGAAGTGATCAAACTCATTGATCCTGAAAGTATTTTTCCTTTCTCCGGTTGA